In Chryseobacterium lactis, a single genomic region encodes these proteins:
- a CDS encoding MvdD family ATP-grasp ribosomal peptide maturase: MNKILIITHTLDNFSIEKVTEYVEQNNYEVIRFDVDLYPLQNKLSTVFQDGEWVSILETADKKYRLDDISAVWYRRAYNIGNGLKEEIEGKFYGATMGEIRNTLFGFIESVDTYSLGKPSVYRRLDSKEEQLKVAHKIGLTIPETCLTNNPEEAKKFIVKHQNVIAKMQTGFAIYEDGVENVVFTNVVSEDKLEELDSLLYCPMQFQKMIQKKRELRITIVGRDVYAFEIDSQQSEDAKVDWRKDGINLIDKWKRTELPEDVEEKLLELLDVYHVDYGAIDMIVSPEDEYYFIEINAAGEFFWLDNLTEGNMISKSIADVLCDKAPRRNNMVMA; the protein is encoded by the coding sequence ATGAATAAAATTTTAATTATAACCCATACTTTAGATAATTTTTCCATTGAAAAAGTAACAGAGTATGTTGAGCAAAATAACTATGAAGTCATCCGTTTTGATGTTGACCTATACCCGTTACAAAACAAATTATCAACTGTTTTTCAGGATGGAGAATGGGTAAGCATTCTTGAAACAGCAGATAAAAAGTACCGTTTAGATGATATTTCTGCAGTTTGGTACAGAAGGGCTTACAATATCGGAAATGGATTGAAAGAGGAAATCGAGGGTAAATTTTATGGCGCTACAATGGGTGAGATCCGTAATACACTTTTCGGGTTTATTGAATCCGTTGATACTTATTCATTAGGGAAACCAAGTGTTTACAGAAGGCTTGACAGTAAGGAAGAACAACTGAAAGTTGCCCATAAAATAGGACTTACCATTCCTGAAACCTGTCTTACCAACAACCCTGAAGAAGCCAAAAAATTTATTGTAAAACATCAGAATGTTATAGCCAAAATGCAAACCGGTTTTGCGATCTATGAAGATGGGGTAGAAAATGTAGTATTTACCAATGTGGTAAGTGAAGATAAACTGGAAGAACTGGATTCTCTTTTATATTGCCCGATGCAGTTTCAAAAGATGATTCAAAAGAAAAGAGAGCTTCGCATTACCATTGTCGGCAGAGATGTATATGCATTCGAAATCGATTCTCAACAGTCTGAAGATGCAAAAGTAGACTGGAGAAAAGATGGCATTAATCTGATTGATAAGTGGAAAAGAACAGAGCTTCCAGAAGATGTTGAAGAAAAGCTGCTGGAATTGCTGGATGTTTACCATGTAGATTATGGTGCTATTGATATGATTGTTTCTCCTGAAGATGAATATTATTTCATTGAAATCAATGCAGCAGGAGAATTTTTCTGGTTAGATAACCTTACGGAAGGAAATATGATTTCTAAAAGCATTGCAGACGTTCTTTGTGACAAAGCTCCAAGAAGAAATAATATGGTAATGGCTTAA
- a CDS encoding alpha/beta fold hydrolase — MEILNSKIFGENQSATPLLVFHGLFGMLDNWGSFGKDLGEYLPVHLIDLRNHGRSFHSESMSHDDLADDIAHYMDHYGIQKAHVLGHSLGGKAVMQFAIRYPEKVEKLIVVDITPKAYPPHHQGVIKALESVDFNTVGSRNDVEAVLSQYIPERSTIQFLTKNLYWDDNKKLKWRFNLKTLSEKYNEFVSNAIKFGVFEGETLFIAGEKSNYILPQDEFGIKQQFPKAKIVTIKNAGHWVQAENPVDFAAVVKVFLGIG, encoded by the coding sequence ATGGAAATTTTAAATTCAAAAATATTTGGCGAAAATCAATCCGCCACACCACTCCTGGTATTCCACGGATTATTTGGAATGCTTGACAACTGGGGAAGCTTTGGAAAAGATCTGGGAGAATATCTTCCGGTGCATCTGATTGACCTTCGAAACCATGGAAGGAGCTTTCATTCAGAAAGTATGTCACACGATGATCTGGCAGATGATATTGCTCATTACATGGATCATTACGGGATTCAAAAAGCTCATGTTCTGGGACATTCTTTAGGAGGAAAGGCTGTGATGCAGTTTGCGATAAGATATCCGGAAAAAGTTGAAAAGCTGATTGTGGTGGATATTACCCCAAAAGCTTATCCTCCGCATCATCAGGGCGTTATTAAGGCGCTGGAAAGTGTAGATTTTAATACGGTAGGTTCCAGAAACGATGTAGAAGCCGTTTTGAGCCAGTATATTCCCGAGAGATCTACGATCCAGTTTTTGACGAAGAACCTGTACTGGGATGATAACAAAAAACTGAAGTGGAGATTTAATCTTAAAACATTATCCGAAAAATATAATGAATTTGTCTCCAATGCCATAAAATTCGGTGTTTTTGAAGGAGAAACTTTATTTATTGCCGGAGAAAAATCCAATTATATCTTACCACAGGATGAATTCGGAATTAAACAGCAATTTCCAAAAGCAAAAATTGTTACCATAAAAAATGCAGGACATTGGGTACAAGCTGAGAATCCTGTTGATTTTGCGGCAGTTGTTAAGGTGTTTCTTGGAATAGGTTAA
- a CDS encoding mechanosensitive ion channel family protein, translated as MNDQLQETKNFIQELSEQLYIYISRISPAGLDWVFHIIVKLSLLLILLLITDFVFKFIINFIFRLFHNQEKFPILNSIYQSKITNSVAHFAALIVVGSIQGSIFPENALPKTTIFIIRCINLGLVLILAGMLYRSLSAFRNYFSIKQDFYKIMALNAISETVKILGLFIFTVLGICVIFGIKGTTIVGSLGAITAVLVLVFRDTILGFVTGLHVATSKNLKVGDWVSIPKYTIEGNITEINLLTTKITNFDKTVSTIPTYDLMTTEIKNMQVMSESNTRRIKKSIYFNINSFKFLNDEDIERLKEINLISDYLEERTIEIRKEKEGLEHKDKVVNGRQLTNIGVFRYYAQKYIENDPDVDKNGTRMVRQLEITPQGLPLEIYCFANDSKWERFEQIQADIFDHLLVASKEFELQVMQVSVKV; from the coding sequence ATGAATGACCAGTTACAAGAAACTAAAAATTTTATACAGGAGCTGAGCGAGCAGCTTTACATTTATATATCCCGGATTTCACCAGCCGGACTGGACTGGGTTTTTCATATCATCGTCAAACTTAGCTTGCTGCTGATCCTTCTCTTAATTACAGATTTTGTTTTTAAGTTCATCATTAATTTCATTTTTCGGTTATTTCATAATCAGGAAAAATTTCCGATTTTAAATTCTATTTATCAATCTAAAATAACCAACTCTGTTGCGCATTTTGCCGCACTGATCGTAGTCGGATCCATACAAGGATCGATATTTCCTGAAAATGCACTGCCAAAAACAACGATTTTTATTATAAGATGTATTAATCTTGGATTAGTATTGATACTGGCAGGAATGCTCTACAGATCATTGAGTGCTTTTAGAAATTATTTTAGCATAAAACAGGATTTCTATAAAATCATGGCACTTAATGCCATTTCAGAAACCGTAAAAATTCTGGGACTTTTTATATTTACTGTTTTAGGAATCTGTGTAATTTTCGGAATAAAAGGAACTACTATTGTTGGAAGTTTGGGAGCTATAACGGCAGTTCTGGTACTCGTTTTCAGGGATACTATTTTAGGGTTTGTAACCGGACTGCATGTGGCGACTTCCAAAAATTTAAAGGTTGGAGACTGGGTAAGTATTCCCAAATATACGATTGAGGGAAATATTACAGAGATTAATCTTTTAACCACAAAAATCACCAATTTTGATAAGACGGTTTCAACAATTCCGACCTATGACCTGATGACCACGGAGATCAAAAACATGCAGGTCATGTCTGAATCCAATACCAGAAGAATTAAGAAGTCCATTTATTTTAACATCAATTCTTTTAAGTTTTTAAACGACGAAGATATTGAACGTTTAAAGGAAATTAATTTGATTTCAGATTATCTTGAAGAAAGAACTATTGAAATCAGAAAAGAAAAAGAAGGTCTGGAGCATAAGGATAAAGTTGTGAATGGAAGACAGCTTACCAATATCGGAGTTTTCAGATATTATGCCCAGAAGTATATCGAAAATGATCCTGATGTCGATAAAAACGGAACAAGAATGGTTCGCCAACTGGAAATTACACCTCAGGGCCTTCCTCTGGAGATTTATTGCTTTGCCAATGATTCCAAATGGGAAAGGTTTGAGCAGATTCAGGCAGATATTTTTGATCATTTGCTGGTGGCTTCAAAAGAATTTGAACTGCAGGTAATGCAGGTAAGTGTTAAAGTATAA
- a CDS encoding AMP-dependent synthetase/ligase — protein MNLAEAIILKNVEKHPIKAAIGFKKKDAAWKELSWKKFSEIIFKTANALRSSGIQDGDKVAIYSDNSSEWMIVDLAAMAIGAITVPIYSTNNAEQAEYILSDSEAKAVLVGNQAQYDACLEILNKENNRLETIIVSKKAVWIKKEFNSFYLEDFIAKASQELEICKKDNDDTATLIYTSGTTGIPKGVMLTHGNFIKAFDSHFEFFEFKKFEEELSLAFLPLSHVFERSWSLLCLYGGARVYFLEDPKNVAKALEEVKPTAMCTVPRFFQKVYAGVLEKAEEGSSFKKKIFDWALKTGWETAELRRNERPIPLGLKIKESVADMLVFSKIKEKMGGRLWFLPCGGASLSPEVTRFFESVGIHITVGYGLTETTATLTLFPLTHFEHATSGKPLPGVEIRIGENDEIQARGNGIMKGYYNRPEETQKVFTEDGWFKTGDAGKFDEHGNLVITDRIKDLMKTSNGKYIAPQQIENLLTNNNFIQQIMLIAEGRQFVSALIVPNFEFLQDYIKKNNIPFTNWEEAVKNDKVINLYKEKIKELQNHLADYEKVKKFTLMPAEFDINTGEITPTLKVKRNVVIKKYADIIEKMY, from the coding sequence ATGAATCTTGCAGAGGCAATTATCCTTAAAAATGTAGAAAAGCACCCTATAAAAGCTGCTATTGGCTTTAAAAAGAAAGATGCAGCGTGGAAAGAGCTGAGTTGGAAGAAATTCAGTGAAATTATCTTTAAAACGGCTAATGCATTAAGAAGTTCAGGGATTCAGGATGGTGATAAAGTAGCCATTTATTCGGACAATTCATCAGAATGGATGATCGTTGATCTGGCTGCTATGGCGATCGGGGCGATTACTGTTCCCATTTATTCAACGAATAACGCCGAGCAGGCAGAATATATTCTTAGTGATTCTGAAGCGAAAGCGGTTTTGGTGGGTAATCAGGCTCAATATGATGCTTGTCTTGAAATTTTAAATAAAGAAAATAACCGTCTTGAAACCATTATTGTTTCTAAAAAAGCAGTGTGGATCAAGAAAGAATTCAATAGTTTTTACCTCGAAGATTTTATAGCAAAAGCTTCCCAGGAGCTGGAAATCTGTAAAAAAGACAATGACGATACTGCAACACTGATCTATACATCAGGGACCACAGGTATCCCAAAAGGAGTAATGCTTACCCATGGGAATTTTATCAAGGCTTTTGATTCTCACTTTGAATTTTTTGAATTTAAAAAATTTGAAGAAGAACTTTCCCTTGCATTTTTACCATTAAGCCACGTTTTTGAAAGAAGCTGGAGCTTGCTTTGTCTCTATGGAGGGGCAAGGGTTTATTTCCTTGAGGATCCGAAAAATGTAGCCAAAGCATTGGAGGAGGTAAAGCCAACTGCTATGTGTACGGTTCCGAGATTTTTTCAGAAAGTCTATGCAGGAGTTTTGGAGAAGGCAGAGGAGGGATCATCGTTCAAGAAAAAAATATTCGATTGGGCTTTGAAAACCGGATGGGAAACTGCAGAGTTGAGACGAAATGAAAGACCAATTCCATTGGGGTTAAAAATAAAAGAATCCGTTGCGGATATGTTGGTATTCAGCAAAATCAAAGAAAAAATGGGTGGAAGACTTTGGTTTTTACCTTGTGGTGGCGCTTCTCTGTCACCTGAAGTAACCCGGTTTTTTGAATCTGTGGGCATCCACATAACCGTTGGATACGGATTGACAGAAACAACCGCAACATTAACGCTGTTCCCTTTAACTCATTTCGAGCATGCAACAAGTGGAAAGCCATTACCGGGAGTAGAAATCCGTATCGGAGAAAACGATGAGATCCAGGCCAGAGGAAATGGGATTATGAAAGGATACTACAACCGTCCTGAAGAAACTCAGAAAGTATTTACTGAAGATGGTTGGTTTAAAACGGGAGATGCCGGTAAATTTGACGAACATGGAAACCTTGTCATTACAGACAGAATTAAAGACCTGATGAAGACTTCCAACGGAAAATATATTGCCCCGCAACAAATCGAAAACCTTCTGACCAATAATAATTTTATTCAGCAGATCATGTTGATTGCCGAAGGCAGACAGTTTGTTTCCGCTCTGATTGTACCGAACTTTGAATTTTTACAGGACTATATTAAAAAGAATAATATTCCTTTCACCAATTGGGAAGAAGCTGTAAAAAATGACAAGGTGATCAACCTTTATAAAGAAAAAATAAAAGAATTACAAAACCACCTTGCCGACTATGAGAAAGTGAAGAAATTCACCCTGATGCCGGCAGAATTTGACATCAATACCGGAGAAATCACCCCGACATTGAAGGTTAAAAGAAATGTGGTGATTAAAAAATATGCAGATATCATCGAGAAGATGTATTAA
- a CDS encoding NAD-dependent epimerase/dehydratase family protein, translating into MVFVTGATGILGRIIVLELLKRGKNVRASKRPGSNLNEVRHSYSFYTENPDDFFNKIEWVDVNFDDSDSLQTALKGVEEVYHCAAKVSFHPKDEKEMYHTNIKGTESLLFACEGSEVKKFLHVSSVAVLDNFNEKGELDEDSDFNPKLEHSAYAISKHLSEMEVWRASAEGLNVIIINPGMIVGSGNWSQSSGELFSTFEDNGFTFSGGSAYVDVRDVAKTAIELMENNIFGERFIIVSENKKFTELAKQIRTRLGLKDAKVLSQSVLNIGRLANTLFGWLIPKLKMVTKSNIEAISSFNTISNHKVTEKLNYQFIPIQESIDFHLNNYINDKKLKK; encoded by the coding sequence ATGGTTTTTGTAACGGGCGCTACCGGAATCCTGGGGAGAATAATCGTGCTGGAGCTTCTTAAAAGAGGTAAAAATGTACGTGCTTCCAAAAGACCGGGTAGCAATTTAAACGAAGTAAGGCATTCATACAGCTTTTATACGGAGAATCCTGACGATTTTTTCAATAAAATCGAATGGGTCGATGTGAATTTTGATGATTCTGATTCTTTACAGACTGCGTTAAAAGGCGTAGAAGAAGTATATCACTGTGCCGCAAAAGTAAGCTTTCATCCGAAAGATGAAAAAGAAATGTATCATACCAATATCAAAGGTACAGAAAGCTTGTTGTTTGCCTGTGAAGGATCTGAGGTTAAAAAATTTCTGCATGTAAGTTCTGTCGCTGTTTTAGATAATTTTAATGAAAAAGGAGAACTGGATGAAGATTCTGATTTTAATCCAAAATTAGAGCATTCGGCGTATGCTATTTCCAAACATTTATCTGAAATGGAGGTGTGGAGAGCTTCCGCAGAAGGGTTGAATGTCATTATTATCAATCCGGGAATGATCGTTGGAAGCGGAAACTGGAGTCAAAGTAGCGGAGAACTTTTTTCTACTTTTGAAGATAATGGTTTTACATTTTCCGGAGGTTCCGCCTATGTGGATGTAAGAGACGTTGCAAAAACTGCCATTGAGCTGATGGAAAATAATATTTTTGGAGAAAGATTCATCATTGTTTCCGAAAACAAAAAATTTACTGAACTGGCCAAACAAATCAGAACACGATTAGGCCTGAAGGATGCAAAAGTACTTTCACAATCAGTATTGAATATCGGCAGATTAGCCAATACTCTTTTCGGATGGCTGATCCCCAAATTAAAAATGGTTACAAAATCCAATATAGAAGCAATATCTTCATTCAATACCATTTCCAATCACAAAGTCACCGAGAAGCTGAACTATCAGTTTATTCCCATACAAGAAAGTATCGACTTTCACCTGAACAATTATATTAACGACAAAAAGCTGAAGAAATGA
- a CDS encoding MvdC family ATP-grasp ribosomal peptide maturase, translating to MILCITHSQDFYNIDIFFEYLTSQNIPYFRLNSDRLNHLQKISVDENSFELTDECGNTIHSDTIKGVWHRKAWKISIPEELDQEYEKIFLNEYGSLRSNLITVLEDIPWINPYENEKKVDGNKLFQLKIAHKNNLTVPQTIFSNDEEKINAFFYQYCKGKAIAKLHGVTAKTMSGENMISTTVIEEESLEHLSDIAYCPMIFQPYIEKEYELRIVYVDGDFFTGKINNSENADWRLSREGYFWSAYELPEDIKINLTSMMKEMGLYIGAIDMIKGRDGKYYFLEVNPQGEWGMLQKELNFPIAERIADNLIKRINFHE from the coding sequence ATGATTCTCTGCATCACCCATTCACAGGATTTTTATAATATTGATATTTTTTTCGAATACCTTACCTCTCAAAATATTCCATATTTCAGGTTGAATTCTGACAGGCTGAATCATCTTCAGAAGATCAGTGTGGATGAAAATTCATTTGAATTAACTGATGAATGCGGTAATACCATTCATTCTGATACCATCAAAGGAGTCTGGCACAGAAAAGCCTGGAAAATAAGCATTCCTGAAGAACTTGATCAGGAGTATGAAAAGATTTTCCTGAACGAATATGGAAGTCTCCGATCTAATCTGATCACGGTCTTAGAAGATATTCCATGGATTAATCCTTACGAAAATGAAAAAAAAGTGGATGGAAATAAGTTGTTTCAGCTGAAAATAGCTCACAAAAATAACCTTACGGTTCCTCAAACTATTTTTTCTAATGATGAAGAAAAAATAAACGCTTTTTTTTATCAATACTGCAAAGGAAAAGCGATTGCAAAACTTCATGGCGTAACAGCAAAAACAATGAGTGGGGAAAACATGATTTCCACAACAGTTATTGAGGAAGAATCCCTTGAACATCTTTCGGATATTGCCTATTGCCCGATGATTTTCCAACCTTATATTGAAAAAGAATATGAATTGAGAATTGTCTATGTAGATGGTGATTTTTTTACCGGAAAGATCAATAACAGTGAAAATGCCGACTGGAGGCTTTCACGTGAAGGGTATTTCTGGTCAGCCTACGAATTACCTGAAGATATTAAAATAAACCTTACCTCGATGATGAAAGAAATGGGACTGTATATCGGAGCCATCGATATGATCAAAGGAAGAGATGGGAAGTATTATTTCCTGGAAGTCAATCCGCAGGGAGAATGGGGAATGTTACAGAAAGAACTGAACTTTCCCATCGCAGAAAGAATTGCCGATAATCTTATTAAAAGAATTAATTTCCATGAATAA
- a CDS encoding pyridoxine 5'-phosphate synthase produces the protein MTKLSVNINKIATLRNARGGETPSVTEAAIKIQEFGGQGITIHPRPDERHITRKDVYDLKPLVTTEFNIEGNPHQSFIDMVLEVKPEQVTLVPDADDAITSNAGWDTKKHLDFLTEIIAEFKNAGIRTSIFLDPLPELVEYAAKTGADRIELYTEAYAKDYLSNKEQAIKPYYDTAVAATEFNLGINAGHDLSLDNLKYFADNIPNLLEVSIGHALVSEALYMGLENTVQAYLKRLAKW, from the coding sequence ATGACAAAACTAAGCGTAAACATTAATAAAATTGCGACCTTAAGAAATGCAAGAGGAGGTGAAACACCAAGTGTCACAGAAGCAGCAATAAAAATCCAAGAATTTGGAGGCCAGGGAATTACCATCCATCCAAGACCTGACGAAAGGCATATTACAAGAAAAGATGTCTATGATCTGAAACCATTGGTTACGACTGAGTTTAATATTGAAGGAAACCCGCACCAGAGTTTTATTGATATGGTGCTGGAAGTAAAGCCCGAGCAGGTAACTTTGGTGCCTGATGCGGACGATGCTATTACTTCAAATGCAGGCTGGGATACTAAGAAACATCTGGATTTTCTCACTGAAATCATCGCAGAATTTAAAAATGCAGGCATTCGTACCTCTATTTTCCTTGATCCTTTACCGGAGTTGGTAGAATATGCAGCGAAAACCGGAGCTGACAGAATAGAATTGTATACTGAAGCATACGCAAAAGACTATTTGAGCAACAAAGAACAAGCGATAAAACCGTATTATGATACCGCTGTTGCAGCAACAGAATTTAATTTGGGAATCAATGCCGGGCATGATTTAAGCTTAGATAATTTAAAATACTTTGCTGATAATATCCCGAATCTGCTGGAAGTATCTATCGGGCATGCTTTAGTGTCTGAAGCGCTTTATATGGGATTGGAAAATACGGTTCAGGCTTATTTGAAGAGACTGGCAAAATGGTAA
- a CDS encoding microviridin/marinostatin family tricyclic proteinase inhibitor, whose product MENNNSKKKPFFASFLEKQVKDPETVKGGTDMSIPERDAITKPLIDTVTTPQADLQHTMKYPSDGDEDTAQL is encoded by the coding sequence ATGGAAAACAACAATTCAAAGAAAAAACCGTTTTTCGCATCATTCTTAGAAAAACAAGTGAAAGATCCTGAAACTGTAAAAGGAGGAACAGATATGTCTATTCCGGAAAGAGATGCTATTACAAAACCGCTTATAGATACGGTAACAACTCCGCAAGCAGATTTACAGCATACGATGAAGTATCCTTCTGACGGTGATGAAGATACTGCTCAACTATAA